The DNA sequence AATGTCGAGCGTGTTGCGAGTAGCTTTTTCGTAAGTACGGATACCGCGCTCACACAGCATGACTTGCGCATTACCTTCAGACAGAATGTACTCTGCCGCGTAAATGAATTCTTCAATCGTAGCGGACAAGCCACGTTTGAGAAGAATTGGCTTGTTGAGGCGACCTGCTGCTTTCAGCAGTTCAAAGTTTTGCATGTTCCGCGCACCGATTTGGATGACGTCGATGTAATTGCTCGCCATTTCCAGGTCGCCCGGTGTTACAATCTCACTGATCGTAACGAGATTGTACTCATCACCGATGCGTTTGAGAATTTGCAAGCCTTCTTCGCCCAGGCCTTGGAAGTCGTATGGCGATGTACGAGGCTTGTAGGCACCGCCACGCAGCGTGCGCAGACCACGTTTGATGTGGTTTTCCGCTACAGCCTTTACTTGCTCGTAGCTCTCTACGGAGCAAGGGCCTGCGATCAGGATCGGATTGCCACCGCCGAATTCTACTCCTTTTACTGTGATCACTGTATCTTCTGCCTGTTTTTTACGGCTGACGAGCAAGACTTTCTTCTTGTCGTCGTTTTGCAGGTCAAGAGATACTTGGAAGATTTGTTTGAACAAATGACGAACGGTGCTGTCATTGAAAGGACCTTTGTTGTTCTCTATCAGCAGATTGAGCATTTGACGCTCGCGCTCTGGATCAAAACGATTGCTGCCCTGTTTTTCTTTTTCTTTGCCAAGCTCTTGTACCAAAGTCGCGCGCTTGTTGATCAGATCAAGAATTTGCAGGTTGATCTCGTCGATCTGTTTGCGCATGGTGTCGATCAAATCGTGTGCCATTTCTCTCCACTCTCCTCTTTCTTTATATGCTTGTTACAGGTACTTTCGATAAATTAGGGTTATTATAATCGATTCATTCTCCCTTGTCAGCAGTTTAGCGCCAAAAAGCGCGAAAGTAAATTGTAAATGTTTTTCAAATCTTCTCTACAAGGATAGAAGATTCCTTGATTCGACAGGATTCTCCTTCAAACGAGTCGAATAATTGGATATAAGTACATATACTTGCACTTTATTCATCCAGAACGAGGAGTGACCTGACCTTTGTCTGAGCATACAGAAACAGCCAAACAAGAGCTGATTTTTTCTTTAGATATCGGAACACGCAGTGTGGTTGGCCTGATCGTGGAAGCAACTGGTGAACAGTACCGCGTCCTGGACTGCGCCATCCGCGAGCATGACGAACGCTCGATGCTGGACGGACAAATCCACGATATCGTTGCCGTTGCCAAAGTGATCCAACAAATAAAAGATGAACTAGAGCAAAAATACGGACCGCTCCACCAAGTAGCTGTCGCTGCTGCCGGTCGTTCGCTGCGCACGCGACGCGTCAAGCTGGACATGCCTCTCGCACGCCACGCCTTCATAACACGTGAGGACGTATTGACGCTGGAGTTTGCCGCGGTACAGGAAGCCCAGGCTGAGCTCGCCCAGGAGCTGAAGGATCAAGACGTGACCCGGTATTACTGCGTGGGCTACAGCGTCGTAAACTACCATTTGGACGGCGAACTTATTGGCAGCCTGATCGACCAGCGAGGAGACACAGCGAGCGCCGACGTCATCGCAACCTTTTTGCCACGTGTGGTTGTAGATTCCTTGATCGCTGCCCTAAAAAGATGCGGTCTGGACATGCAGGCACTGACACTGGAGCCGATCGCTGCAATCAACGTTTTGATCCCGGTCACGATGCGTCGACTGAACATCGCGCTCGTGGATATTGGCGCGGGTACGTCGGATGTTGCGTTGACGGAGGAGGGCGCCATCACAGCCTATGGAATGGTCCCTGTCGCAGGCGATGAAATCACCGATGCGCTCATGAATGCGTATCTGCTCGATTTCCCGATGGCGGAGGAAGCCAAGCGTGTCCTTTCCACACATGATACCGTATCATTTACCGACATTCTGGGTCTGGAGCACACGCTGTCAGCTACAGAGGTAACAGCCGCGATCGATACCGATATCCATCTGCTGGCAGAAAAAATTGCCTTTAAAATTCTGGAGTTAAATGGAAAGGCGCCGCAAGCCGTCATGTTGATTGGCGGTGGTAGTCTCACCCCAGGATTGACGACAAAAGTGGCGCAAGTGCTGGGCATTCCTGCTGCTCGTGTAGCTGTCCGAGGCGGAGATGCGATCAAGCAATACGTCGGTGACCATCCGTTGCTAAGCGGCCCTGAGTTCGTCACACCTGTCGGTATCGCAGTGGCTGCTC is a window from the Brevibacillus choshinensis genome containing:
- a CDS encoding cell division protein FtsA, with the translated sequence MSEHTETAKQELIFSLDIGTRSVVGLIVEATGEQYRVLDCAIREHDERSMLDGQIHDIVAVAKVIQQIKDELEQKYGPLHQVAVAAAGRSLRTRRVKLDMPLARHAFITREDVLTLEFAAVQEAQAELAQELKDQDVTRYYCVGYSVVNYHLDGELIGSLIDQRGDTASADVIATFLPRVVVDSLIAALKRCGLDMQALTLEPIAAINVLIPVTMRRLNIALVDIGAGTSDVALTEEGAITAYGMVPVAGDEITDALMNAYLLDFPMAEEAKRVLSTHDTVSFTDILGLEHTLSATEVTAAIDTDIHLLAEKIAFKILELNGKAPQAVMLIGGGSLTPGLTTKVAQVLGIPAARVAVRGGDAIKQYVGDHPLLSGPEFVTPVGIAVAARRHPLRYVTVTVNEVPVRIFDLRKMTLGDALIGAGLDIRRLYGRPGLAMTVTINGRMKMIPGKHGTPPVIERNGEPVGLDAPLEDGDEIAIVAGQNGEDAHVQAKDLLEHLDTLEIRCNDLSLSLGPVIFINGEPQTLDTEVPDRSEVEIRLPRTVGEALQISGLLAEPGQDVNPYQFSVNGHSYSIPAQTVTMEVNGKPVTSTDYIRQGDELIYRVEDVALPAIRDVIPLEEWVQETITVHFNGERVVLPVAQVTITMDGRAAHAEDVISDGAVITVKSSPASSPVFSDVFRFVDVSLEKPDRESITGFVMLVNGELASFQTELKTGDKLELYWD
- a CDS encoding bifunctional 3-deoxy-7-phosphoheptulonate synthase/chorismate mutase encodes the protein MAHDLIDTMRKQIDEINLQILDLINKRATLVQELGKEKEKQGSNRFDPERERQMLNLLIENNKGPFNDSTVRHLFKQIFQVSLDLQNDDKKKVLLVSRKKQAEDTVITVKGVEFGGGNPILIAGPCSVESYEQVKAVAENHIKRGLRTLRGGAYKPRTSPYDFQGLGEEGLQILKRIGDEYNLVTISEIVTPGDLEMASNYIDVIQIGARNMQNFELLKAAGRLNKPILLKRGLSATIEEFIYAAEYILSEGNAQVMLCERGIRTYEKATRNTLDISAVPLLKQETHLPVFVDVTHSTGRRDLLLPTAKAGIAVGSDGIMVEVHPDPDVALSDAKQQLNIPDFNEFVDSLLASGLYKGEVVVARG